aaaaaaatttccgttttctttagaaattttcattgaatttgcttacttttcaaaatagctgTAGGAAcagccgatttgccagaaattttcaattccggcaacttgccaatttgccgatttgacggaaaaaaTTGTATGCTGCCCatccctgaaaaattaatattctgaagtttccaaaaaaaaatgtgcaaaaccacaatttgccgaaaattttcggcaattgtaATCACAAGTAAAGTCACAAAAATAATCACAAGTAAAGTCACAGAAAAGACAGAAATCATGGAAAAGGGCAACCCTCTCACTTTCGCACACACTCTCCGCTCCATTACGTTGCCCTAGGGCTAGTTGGAAGTGTTGAGTTGTCCGATTGTGAAATTCCGTAGAGTATATAACAAAGAATGGGAAAAATGGTAAAGCAGATtagatttatctgaaaaatgtcctcTCCAGCTCCAAACTTCGTTTCCCACTCGGATCGCGTCAAGTCGGTGGACTTTCATTCTGAGAAGCCATGGATTTTGACTGCTTTGCACACTGGAAATGTTCAAATCTGGAATTATGACACTAAAACGTTGGTCAAGGCTATGGAGGTGAGTTAAAAcgattctgatttttcagtaaaGGAGGGGGTGTACTCTAGCTCTACTTACATAGGGGTGCTTATCTCAGCGgagagaaaatttttcagaaaaatatctaCTAGCaagttatagaaaattttaatttcccacattttccaaattgatCACTTTTCTATTTCAACTCTCCAGCCCCGATAAACTggtttttactaattttttgaaacttttgtattttttggttcttttttttcggtcgttttttatggaatttaTGATCGACTTCGGAATGCCCAATTTTTCCtgacttttgacttttttgacttttttttggatttttcggaatATCTGGGTATTTCTCTTTTCCCTCCCCCAGCcccgcctaagcctaagactaagcctatacgtaagcctaaacctaagcctaagcctaagcctgagcctaagcctaagcataaccATAACCcgaagcataagcctaagcctaagcctaggcataagcctaatcctacccgaagcgtaagcctaagtctaagcctacgcctcagcctaagcctaaactaGAACATTCACATTACATTTGCCAAGTTTTTCAccgtttcaaaattcataaattataTTTCCAGGTCTCCGAAAAATCCACGCGTGCCGCCAAATTCATCCATCGTAAAAACTGGATCGCCACCGCTTCCGATGATCAGCAAATCCGGATCTTCGACGCTGAAACGTTCAGCCTAATCAACGAGTTCACAGCTCACTCTGACTTTATTCGCTCCCTAACCGTGCACCCGACACTTCCCTACCTCATATCGGCTTCCGACGATCGTAAGATCCGAGTTTGGGATTGGGAAAACGAGTGGAGAATGGAGCAGGAATTCCAGGAGCATGCTCATTATATCATGCAAATTGCCGTGAACCCTGAAGACCCGGAGATGTTTGTCAGTGGATCGTTGgataaaactttgaaagtcTGGAAGCTCGGTGAGCAAGAGTCGATTTGCACTCTGGAGGGTCATGAGAAGGGGGTGAATTGTGTGGAGTTTCTGACCGGTGGGAGAATTGTTTCGGGCTCCGATGATTGCTCAATTTGTGTTTGGGATATTCAGGTGAGCgggaatttgaagttttataaacatggtgcatcgagcgGAAACACCACGCTT
The nucleotide sequence above comes from Caenorhabditis elegans chromosome III. Encoded proteins:
- the Y41C4A.32 gene encoding Beta'-coat protein (Confirmed by transcript evidence), which codes for MSSPAPNFVSHSDRVKSVDFHSEKPWILTALHTGNVQIWNYDTKTLVKAMEVSEKSTRAAKFIHRKNWIATASDDQQIRIFDAETFSLINEFTAHSDFIRSLTVHPTLPYLISASDDRKIRVWDWENEWRMEQEFQEHAHYIMQIAVNPEDPEMFVSGSLDKTLKVWKLGEQESICTLEGHEKGVNCVEFLTGGRIVSGSDDCSICVWDIQTQKCIETLKNAHKNNVTFVTPFKTWIISGAEDSTVKIWNSQTFSLEKELNFEKGRAWCVAAGKSDAIAVGFDSGAVTVEI